A genomic window from Acinetobacter lwoffii includes:
- the trhA gene encoding PAQR family membrane homeostasis protein TrhA, producing MQNAPLVPDYDQNEERINYISHGVGAGLSIIAGILLIIKGSYLSTGQWIGLWVYALSMILLFSASMLYHMATAADRRYFYKKIDHTAIYYLIAGTYTPFLSIAIPTAKAQYLLIALWVIALLGTLFKFVFIHCFQKLSLAAYLAMGWLALLVIDDMQQYLSAQSLTFLIIGGLAYTVGALFYALKRVRYTHAIWHIFVLIGAGSHFLSIYLYVI from the coding sequence ATGCAGAATGCTCCACTGGTTCCAGATTATGATCAAAATGAGGAACGGATTAACTATATTAGTCATGGTGTAGGTGCCGGGCTGTCCATTATTGCCGGTATTCTTTTGATTATTAAAGGGTCTTACCTGAGTACTGGACAATGGATTGGTCTTTGGGTTTATGCACTGAGCATGATTCTGTTATTTTCTGCTTCCATGCTTTACCACATGGCCACTGCAGCAGACCGCCGTTATTTTTATAAAAAAATCGATCATACTGCGATTTATTATTTAATCGCCGGAACTTATACCCCTTTCCTATCGATTGCCATTCCGACCGCCAAAGCCCAGTATTTATTGATTGCTCTCTGGGTGATTGCTCTTCTTGGTACACTTTTCAAGTTCGTTTTCATTCATTGTTTTCAGAAACTTTCTTTGGCGGCTTATCTGGCCATGGGCTGGCTGGCGCTGCTGGTGATTGATGATATGCAGCAATATTTAAGTGCTCAATCTTTAACCTTTCTCATCATTGGTGGACTCGCTTATACCGTGGGTGCATTGTTTTACGCTTTAAAAAGAGTAAGATATACCCACGCTATCTGGCACATATTTGTATTGATAGGCGCAGGATCACATTTTCTGTCTATCTATCTTTACGTGATTTAA
- a CDS encoding metallophosphoesterase, translated as MWDSNSVLFYFYLGMAILAIWAVAQAWSSQSRTETIHPFKAFGHLLAFYLAYLLIPLVFFSIYAGWTGYYSLHEAIFVFLLSGVLTYARFIEPHLIQVKTTQYQINADKRLKQPVKIALIADLHIGLFSGHERQLRQIVHKLNHIQPDLVVVAGDWTYEPENKLAQELAVLKEIHAPVYSVNGNHDEQYPGPPIRELLHYALQVNQVMDIEGQIVEFDEFRLLGVGDLWAGKADMRSLPDLPQDKPWVILSHNPDTVDMIPKLPTRPLMLSGHTHGGQVELPWLTNYVMKKVSILGHKKGMYRHEHADVFVTVGTGLVGVPFRFRVPPTIDIIELI; from the coding sequence ATGTGGGATTCGAATTCCGTACTGTTTTATTTTTATCTAGGAATGGCGATTTTAGCCATCTGGGCTGTGGCTCAGGCATGGTCGAGCCAATCACGTACCGAAACCATTCATCCCTTTAAAGCTTTTGGTCATTTGCTGGCGTTTTATCTTGCCTATTTATTAATCCCTTTGGTTTTCTTCAGTATTTATGCTGGATGGACGGGGTATTATTCGCTGCATGAAGCTATTTTTGTATTTTTGCTGAGTGGGGTTTTGACTTATGCACGCTTTATCGAGCCACATTTAATTCAAGTGAAAACGACACAATATCAGATCAATGCAGATAAACGTTTAAAGCAGCCAGTAAAAATCGCCCTGATTGCAGATTTGCATATCGGTCTGTTTTCGGGTCATGAGCGTCAGTTGCGACAAATTGTACACAAATTAAATCATATTCAACCTGATTTGGTGGTGGTTGCTGGCGACTGGACTTACGAGCCAGAAAATAAACTGGCACAGGAACTGGCGGTTTTAAAAGAGATTCACGCTCCGGTCTATTCAGTCAATGGTAATCACGATGAGCAATATCCCGGACCGCCGATTCGAGAGTTATTGCACTATGCATTGCAAGTCAATCAGGTTATGGATATTGAAGGTCAAATTGTCGAATTTGATGAATTCCGACTTTTGGGCGTAGGCGACCTCTGGGCTGGTAAAGCCGATATGCGCAGTTTGCCAGACTTGCCTCAGGACAAGCCTTGGGTCATTCTTTCGCATAACCCTGATACGGTCGATATGATTCCAAAACTGCCAACGCGTCCTCTGATGCTGTCCGGGCATACTCATGGCGGACAGGTAGAGCTGCCTTGGCTAACTAATTACGTCATGAAAAAGGTTTCAATTTTGGGACATAAAAAGGGCATGTACCGTCATGAACATGCAGATGTGTTCGTGACTGTCGGTACCGGTTTGGTCGGTGTACCTTTCCGTTTCCGGGTGCCGCCTACCATTGATATTATTGAACTGATTTAA
- a CDS encoding LrgB family protein, giving the protein MLSILYGFAVTLIAYLIAKPCNRFIPQIPVIVFSMFFVLVILFALGIPYENYMDEVNPLFNHLLGYVTVALAIPLAAMRYDDLPLKAIIGILVFASISAVALPMGLAYLLHMSSADIMAFATRAVTTPIAINIATLLDAPISMVILIVILSGVIGAAFSPFILRHINDERASGLALGLAAHAIGTAQAWQRGSVAGRYAAFGMAVNAVFTAIWLPTFILYLQKM; this is encoded by the coding sequence ATGTTATCTATTTTGTATGGCTTTGCGGTTACCCTCATCGCCTATCTGATTGCCAAACCCTGTAACCGGTTCATTCCGCAAATTCCCGTCATCGTGTTCAGCATGTTCTTTGTACTGGTGATTTTATTTGCGCTCGGCATTCCCTATGAAAATTACATGGATGAAGTTAATCCACTCTTTAACCATTTACTCGGCTATGTGACCGTCGCATTGGCTATCCCTCTGGCCGCGATGCGCTATGATGACCTGCCGCTCAAGGCCATTATCGGCATTTTAGTTTTTGCCAGTATTAGTGCTGTCGCCTTGCCGATGGGACTGGCTTATCTGCTGCATATGTCCTCTGCAGACATTATGGCGTTTGCTACCCGTGCCGTGACTACTCCAATTGCGATTAATATTGCCACCCTGCTGGATGCACCCATCAGCATGGTCATTTTGATCGTGATTCTTTCTGGTGTGATTGGTGCAGCTTTTTCTCCATTTATTCTGAGACATATCAATGATGAGCGCGCTTCCGGACTGGCTTTAGGACTGGCCGCGCATGCTATTGGTACAGCTCAGGCCTGGCAGCGCGGCAGTGTTGCAGGTCGTTATGCTGCTTTTGGCATGGCGGTAAATGCGGTCTTTACCGCGATCTGGTTGCCAACTTTTATACTTTATTTGCAAAAAATGTGA
- a CDS encoding DUF2147 domain-containing protein produces the protein MYKIAILTVFSASLFTGSMAFAQELSGLWQQIDDKTGSPKALIEMKTQADGSYTGTINKVTPRPGYTPREKCVKCPPPYTDKPILGLDVIKGLKPTTKNNYAHGRVLDPLTGKIYDLKGRISANGKRLTLRGYIGISAIGRTQTWIRQD, from the coding sequence ATGTATAAAATCGCAATTTTAACTGTTTTTTCAGCTTCTTTATTCACAGGCTCTATGGCCTTTGCTCAGGAGTTATCTGGTCTTTGGCAACAGATTGATGATAAAACCGGCTCACCTAAAGCATTGATTGAAATGAAAACGCAGGCTGATGGCTCCTATACCGGAACGATTAATAAAGTCACACCTCGCCCAGGTTATACACCACGGGAAAAATGTGTCAAATGTCCACCACCTTATACCGATAAACCGATTTTGGGATTAGACGTTATTAAAGGACTGAAACCCACCACCAAAAATAACTATGCACATGGCCGGGTACTCGATCCACTCACCGGCAAAATTTATGATTTAAAAGGGCGGATTTCTGCCAATGGGAAACGACTGACTTTACGTGGATATATCGGGATCTCTGCGATTGGTCGCACACAAACCTGGATTCGCCAGGATTAA
- the hflX gene encoding ribosome rescue GTPase HflX: MEYLQQHRGRERVILVSVSVQMLDDLDAEEFRLLAQSADTEILEHIYAQRVKPDAKFFIGSGKAEEIAERVEELEANLVIFDHALTPAQARNLEQVIKCRVVDRTELILDIFAQRARTYEGKLQVELAQLQHLSSRLIRSRGNLDSQKGGIGLRGPGETLLETDRRLLRIRMGQLKARIDKVRQTRMQGRVARQKAAVPTVSLVGYTNAGKSTLFNLLANSDVYAANQLFATLDPTLRRLEWDGIGNLVLADTVGFVRNLSHSLVESFKATLEETVEATLLLHVIDSSSPEMLEQIEAVEKVLKEIGVDVPILQVYNKIDCSGDEAKIIYRRPGEPERVYVSAYSGEGIDLLRKAVHESLMGQLQSFDLILKPAYGKLRNQLYGLNVIQSEHYDDEGQLHLHIRIAPQKLEQLIKQAHLPLDEILGKQAQQFQRPLEAFEIQSKIE; encoded by the coding sequence GTGGAATATTTACAACAACATCGAGGGAGAGAGCGCGTCATTCTGGTGAGTGTCAGCGTACAAATGCTGGATGACCTTGATGCTGAAGAGTTTCGTTTGCTGGCCCAGTCTGCAGATACTGAAATTCTCGAACATATTTATGCTCAGCGGGTGAAACCCGATGCCAAATTTTTTATCGGCTCCGGCAAGGCAGAAGAAATCGCTGAACGTGTTGAAGAGCTGGAGGCCAATCTGGTCATTTTTGACCATGCCCTAACCCCAGCCCAAGCCCGTAATCTGGAACAGGTGATTAAATGCCGCGTGGTCGATCGTACTGAACTGATTCTGGATATTTTTGCCCAGCGTGCCCGTACCTATGAAGGTAAGCTGCAAGTCGAACTGGCACAGTTACAACATTTATCTTCACGTTTAATTCGTAGTCGTGGCAATCTCGACAGCCAGAAAGGCGGGATCGGTTTACGTGGCCCGGGTGAAACCCTGCTTGAAACAGACCGCCGTTTGCTGCGTATCCGTATGGGACAACTCAAGGCACGCATTGATAAAGTCCGCCAGACCCGGATGCAAGGCCGTGTTGCCCGTCAAAAAGCAGCTGTTCCAACAGTATCTTTAGTCGGCTATACCAATGCCGGCAAGTCGACCCTCTTTAATTTACTCGCCAACAGCGATGTCTATGCAGCCAATCAGCTGTTTGCAACCTTGGACCCTACTTTACGGCGTCTGGAATGGGATGGGATCGGCAATCTGGTGCTGGCCGATACGGTCGGTTTTGTCCGTAATCTTTCACATTCTCTGGTGGAATCCTTTAAAGCAACTTTGGAGGAAACCGTAGAAGCCACGCTGTTACTGCATGTCATTGATTCAAGCAGCCCAGAAATGCTGGAGCAGATTGAAGCTGTAGAAAAAGTCCTGAAAGAAATTGGTGTCGATGTTCCGATCCTGCAGGTTTACAATAAAATTGACTGTAGCGGTGACGAGGCCAAAATTATTTATCGACGTCCGGGTGAGCCAGAACGTGTCTATGTTTCAGCATATAGTGGCGAAGGAATTGACCTGCTGCGTAAAGCAGTACATGAGTCCTTGATGGGGCAACTACAGTCTTTCGATTTAATCTTGAAACCCGCTTATGGCAAGCTGCGCAACCAGCTCTATGGTCTGAATGTGATCCAGTCAGAACATTATGATGATGAAGGCCAGTTGCATCTGCATATTCGAATTGCCCCACAGAAACTGGAACAGTTGATTAAACAGGCGCATTTACCTTTAGATGAAATCCTGGGCAAACAGGCGCAGCAATTTCAACGTCCACTGGAAGCGTTTGAAATCCAGTCAAAGATCGAGTAA
- a CDS encoding DUF2147 domain-containing protein, producing MKQTKLGLMFIAALMTGTAYAQDLTGIWQQIDDKTGSPKAIIEIRQNDNGTFAGKIIKVTPRPGYTPQKTCNKCPAPYTNQPIMGMDVLTGLKHVEGTNNYEKGKVIDPLAGKVYDARVRLNANGKRLTLRGYVGVSALGRSQTWIRQD from the coding sequence ATGAAACAAACTAAATTAGGATTAATGTTCATCGCTGCACTGATGACTGGGACTGCTTATGCACAGGATCTGACGGGCATCTGGCAGCAAATTGATGATAAAACCGGCTCACCAAAAGCAATTATTGAAATTCGTCAAAATGATAATGGGACTTTTGCTGGAAAAATTATCAAAGTGACTCCACGTCCAGGCTATACTCCACAAAAGACCTGCAATAAATGTCCCGCGCCTTATACCAATCAGCCGATCATGGGCATGGATGTATTGACTGGTTTAAAACATGTGGAAGGCACCAACAATTATGAAAAAGGTAAAGTGATTGATCCATTGGCAGGTAAAGTTTATGACGCTCGAGTGCGTCTAAATGCCAATGGTAAACGTTTAACCTTGCGTGGTTATGTGGGTGTGTCCGCTTTAGGCCGTAGCCAGACCTGGATTCGCCAAGATTAA
- a CDS encoding class I SAM-dependent methyltransferase: MSTLATLSDQEQQFLDTFQQAVERNQFDRLILSQYKGELQDLEKMTLRVITLNEQRVLSCLYRYKTQDVTKNYPLDEALFQVTSLLACCKQANLMTVDEELQLKKNKKKAMLTRSKHKATMNQVKPAEQGHDRIKQRYVDQDSIFLQYLGITDQKAQIIPSMARKWKQINKFVEIFSGALAQIKPQAEGLRVVDFGSGKGYLTCALYDYMQKHGQTPYVTGVELNPKMVEFCQNVAQQSGFDQLDFFQGDVRTYAPERLDVMIALHACDVATDFAIHSGIRLNAQMIMCAPCCHKELRPQLQAPKVLSPMLQFGIHAGQQAEMLTDTIRALLLKAYGYETKVFEFVALEHTSKNKMILATKRKDYQQPDQAVLAQIQALKEMYGIQKHSLELLLNDQWDQQGMGSKC, translated from the coding sequence ATGTCAACGTTGGCAACTCTCTCAGATCAGGAACAGCAATTCTTGGATACCTTTCAGCAAGCTGTTGAAAGGAATCAATTTGATCGCCTGATCTTAAGCCAGTATAAAGGTGAACTGCAGGATTTAGAGAAAATGACCTTGCGAGTCATTACATTAAATGAACAGCGCGTATTGAGCTGTCTATATCGTTACAAGACGCAGGATGTCACGAAAAATTATCCTTTAGATGAAGCATTATTCCAGGTTACTTCACTACTGGCGTGTTGCAAACAGGCCAATCTGATGACAGTAGATGAAGAATTACAGCTGAAAAAAAACAAGAAAAAAGCCATGTTAACGCGTAGCAAACATAAAGCCACGATGAATCAGGTGAAGCCTGCTGAACAAGGCCATGACCGGATTAAACAACGTTATGTCGATCAGGACAGCATCTTTCTCCAATATCTCGGTATTACCGATCAAAAAGCGCAAATCATTCCGAGCATGGCGCGTAAATGGAAGCAGATTAATAAGTTTGTAGAAATCTTCTCAGGTGCATTGGCACAGATTAAGCCACAGGCTGAAGGCCTGCGCGTGGTGGATTTTGGTTCGGGTAAGGGCTATCTGACTTGTGCTTTATATGACTATATGCAAAAACATGGTCAAACGCCGTATGTCACCGGGGTAGAGCTTAATCCGAAAATGGTTGAATTCTGCCAGAATGTCGCGCAGCAATCTGGTTTTGATCAGCTGGACTTTTTCCAGGGGGATGTCCGTACTTATGCACCGGAACGTCTGGATGTGATGATTGCCTTACATGCTTGTGATGTAGCAACAGATTTTGCGATTCATAGCGGGATTCGCCTGAATGCGCAGATGATCATGTGTGCACCGTGTTGTCATAAGGAATTGCGTCCGCAGTTGCAGGCGCCAAAAGTCCTCAGCCCGATGTTACAGTTTGGTATTCATGCCGGACAGCAGGCAGAAATGTTGACCGATACCATTCGTGCTTTACTGCTCAAAGCTTATGGTTATGAAACCAAAGTTTTTGAATTTGTGGCGCTGGAACATACCAGTAAAAATAAAATGATTCTGGCGACAAAACGTAAAGACTATCAACAACCTGATCAGGCGGTTCTGGCACAAATTCAGGCCTTAAAAGAGATGTATGGTATCCAGAAACATTCACTGGAATTGTTGCTCAATGACCAGTGGGATCAGCAGGGAATGGGTTCTAAATGCTAA
- a CDS encoding DUF2147 domain-containing protein has product MKKVQFFSTLLLASFSHLAFASDLSGTWRNIDDKTGSPKAFLEIRETASGVYAAKITKITPRPGYTPKENCVSCPAPYTNKPILGLDVLTGLKHVGNNSFAQGKLLDPLSGNLYNTKAKLSANGKRLILRGYIGVSALGRSQTWIKQD; this is encoded by the coding sequence ATGAAAAAGGTTCAATTCTTTTCAACTTTACTTTTAGCCTCTTTCAGCCATCTGGCCTTTGCCTCTGACCTTTCAGGCACATGGAGAAATATTGACGACAAAACTGGTTCGCCTAAAGCATTCCTCGAAATTCGTGAGACGGCTTCCGGCGTCTATGCTGCCAAGATCACAAAAATTACCCCGCGTCCTGGATATACCCCGAAAGAAAACTGTGTGTCCTGTCCTGCACCTTATACCAATAAACCTATTCTCGGTCTGGATGTGCTCACTGGCTTAAAGCACGTCGGCAATAACAGTTTTGCTCAAGGCAAGCTGCTTGATCCATTATCAGGGAATCTTTATAACACCAAGGCAAAATTAAGTGCCAATGGGAAACGTCTGATCCTACGCGGCTATATCGGCGTTTCAGCACTAGGCCGTAGTCAAACCTGGATTAAGCAGGATTAA
- a CDS encoding phospholipase D family protein, which translates to MATAPRDQVHLQSSSFIRTHRYKAGILLSCSLVLGLPACSTLPKQTEQPSQMAFETDTSRTSLAQIVEPLRDQNIGLTGYRVLYDPLEALAARIQLINKAERSLDLQYYIWDNDRIGALALHAIIQAADRGVKVRLLMDDNNAKKMEGIYLALNQHQNIDVKLYNPYRFRKYRAMDMVLDLKRINRRMHNKSFIADNQIALIGGRNMSNQYYNVSESYQFSDVDVMLVGAASDEIIHSFDEYWNDDYAYPVQEVVNPRHHGLRFPSLKEQLETHSQDPATQNYLDLANRSRAFDQWLEQNIQLDWVEAEVVKDPPSKIKAKAKTEEHLNFQLLQRLEKPEQSVDIVSAYFVPEKIGADRLKKLANENIKVRVLTNSFKANDVAVVHAFYAKYRQDLLENGVQLYEFLAAPEANHLNANTEEISKKAKVSLKGLSRSSLHAKLMALDQKQVFIGSFNFDPRSAYLNTEIGVLLNSPSLARAVHDTMDKNLSKYAYKLVLDANQNINWKIKKANGDVQTFTKEPKMKWYQKAGLKLVSWLPIEGFM; encoded by the coding sequence ATGGCCACTGCTCCCCGCGATCAAGTTCATCTTCAATCCTCAAGTTTTATACGCACTCATCGCTATAAAGCCGGCATTTTACTGAGCTGTAGCCTGGTACTGGGTCTGCCTGCGTGTAGCACCTTACCCAAGCAAACCGAACAGCCAAGCCAGATGGCATTTGAAACGGATACATCGCGAACCAGCCTGGCACAAATTGTTGAACCTTTACGTGATCAGAACATCGGGTTGACCGGTTATCGCGTGCTGTATGATCCGCTTGAAGCACTGGCTGCGCGGATTCAGCTGATTAATAAAGCGGAACGCAGTCTGGATCTGCAATATTACATTTGGGATAATGACCGAATCGGTGCCCTCGCCCTGCATGCGATTATTCAGGCAGCGGATCGTGGCGTAAAAGTGCGCCTGTTGATGGATGACAATAATGCCAAGAAAATGGAAGGGATTTATCTGGCCTTAAACCAGCATCAGAATATCGATGTCAAACTGTATAATCCCTATCGCTTTCGTAAATACCGCGCCATGGACATGGTGCTGGATTTAAAGCGCATTAACCGCCGCATGCACAATAAAAGTTTTATTGCCGATAACCAGATTGCCTTGATTGGCGGCCGCAATATGAGCAACCAGTATTATAATGTCAGTGAAAGCTATCAGTTCTCTGATGTCGATGTGATGCTGGTCGGTGCGGCATCGGATGAAATCATTCATTCCTTCGATGAATACTGGAATGATGATTATGCCTATCCGGTGCAAGAGGTTGTGAATCCACGGCATCATGGCTTACGTTTTCCAAGTTTAAAAGAACAGCTAGAAACCCATAGTCAGGATCCAGCGACTCAAAATTATCTGGATCTGGCCAATCGTTCCAGAGCCTTTGACCAATGGCTGGAACAAAACATTCAGCTGGATTGGGTGGAAGCTGAAGTGGTCAAAGATCCACCGAGCAAAATCAAAGCCAAGGCCAAAACCGAAGAACACCTGAATTTCCAGTTATTACAGCGCCTGGAAAAACCTGAACAAAGTGTCGATATTGTCTCTGCCTATTTTGTCCCGGAAAAAATTGGTGCAGACCGTTTAAAGAAACTGGCGAATGAGAATATCAAGGTTCGCGTCCTGACCAACTCTTTTAAGGCCAACGACGTTGCCGTGGTGCATGCCTTTTATGCCAAATATCGTCAGGATCTATTGGAAAATGGGGTGCAGCTGTATGAGTTCTTGGCAGCGCCAGAAGCTAATCACCTAAATGCCAATACTGAGGAAATTTCGAAAAAAGCTAAAGTCAGCCTGAAAGGACTGAGCCGTTCCAGCCTGCATGCCAAACTGATGGCACTGGATCAAAAACAGGTGTTTATTGGTTCTTTTAACTTTGATCCGCGTTCAGCCTATTTGAATACTGAAATTGGCGTGTTGCTGAACAGTCCGTCTTTGGCACGTGCAGTACACGACACCATGGACAAAAATTTAAGCAAATATGCGTATAAACTGGTGCTGGATGCGAATCAGAACATTAACTGGAAAATCAAGAAAGCCAATGGTGACGTTCAAACGTTTACCAAAGAACCAAAAATGAAATGGTATCAGAAAGCTGGACTTAAACTGGTGTCGTGGCTGCCTATTGAAGGCTTTATGTAA
- a CDS encoding lysophospholipid acyltransferase family protein: MNSTVQNQTPDIEGLAKFFLYSRKITASLATISEGFYLVFRHGLYKNPNNPTNTRYVQHFCRQLCKVFNIEVRVHGEIPREPALWVSNHVSWLDIAVLGSGARVFFLAKAEIENWPILGKLAKGGGTLFIKRGSGDSVRIREQITGFLKQNIPVLFFPEATTSDGRAIKKVHGRILGAAIEAQRPVQICLICYVNQQGELDMVAPFVNDISFAAHVKKVLEMPQVIAHLVALPAIATEGHTVESLTRVVQEKMQTGLVELQSRVLKKPQ; encoded by the coding sequence ATGAACTCAACTGTACAAAACCAGACTCCAGATATCGAAGGCTTGGCCAAGTTTTTTCTGTATAGCCGGAAAATTACCGCCTCATTGGCCACCATCAGTGAGGGGTTCTATTTGGTTTTTCGTCATGGCTTATATAAAAATCCGAATAACCCGACCAATACTCGCTATGTGCAACATTTTTGCCGCCAGTTATGCAAAGTATTCAATATCGAAGTGCGGGTACATGGCGAGATTCCGCGTGAACCCGCCTTATGGGTCAGTAACCATGTGTCCTGGCTCGATATTGCAGTTCTGGGTTCAGGGGCACGCGTATTTTTTCTGGCGAAAGCAGAAATTGAGAACTGGCCAATTCTAGGCAAATTGGCCAAGGGTGGTGGCACCTTATTTATTAAACGTGGTTCAGGAGATTCCGTCAGGATTCGTGAACAAATTACCGGTTTCCTGAAACAGAATATTCCGGTGCTGTTCTTTCCTGAAGCGACGACTTCTGATGGGCGAGCCATCAAAAAAGTGCACGGCCGGATTTTAGGCGCCGCGATTGAAGCGCAGCGTCCTGTACAAATCTGTCTGATTTGTTATGTGAATCAGCAGGGTGAACTGGATATGGTTGCGCCGTTTGTCAATGACATCAGTTTTGCTGCCCATGTCAAAAAAGTACTGGAAATGCCGCAAGTCATTGCACATTTAGTGGCTTTACCTGCAATTGCCACGGAAGGGCATACGGTTGAAAGCCTGACCCGTGTGGTCCAAGAAAAAATGCAGACTGGCCTAGTTGAACTTCAGTCACGGGTATTAAAAAAGCCTCAATAA
- a CDS encoding DUF2147 domain-containing protein, whose protein sequence is MFKKILLAALTAGCMTNLWADDITGTWQQIDDKTGAAKAIIVISKEANNTYSGKIVKITPRPDYNPREKCNNCPAPYTNQPILGMTILKGLKLVEGTKNYDKGRIIDPLAGKIYDAKMRLNNTGKRLTLRASMGVSVLGRNQTWIRAD, encoded by the coding sequence ATGTTTAAAAAAATATTACTTGCCGCGCTTACAGCAGGATGTATGACGAATTTGTGGGCAGACGATATTACCGGGACCTGGCAACAAATTGATGATAAAACGGGGGCGGCTAAAGCGATTATCGTCATTAGCAAAGAAGCAAATAATACCTATTCAGGCAAAATTGTAAAAATCACGCCTCGCCCAGACTATAATCCACGTGAAAAATGCAATAACTGCCCTGCACCTTATACCAATCAGCCTATTTTAGGCATGACCATTTTAAAAGGCCTAAAACTGGTTGAAGGCACCAAAAATTATGACAAAGGTCGTATTATCGATCCATTGGCAGGTAAAATTTATGATGCAAAAATGCGTTTAAACAATACCGGTAAACGTTTAACCTTACGTGCCAGTATGGGCGTTTCAGTTCTAGGCCGTAACCAGACCTGGATTCGTGCAGACTAA
- a CDS encoding MFS transporter → MASSNSAAQPAQNSKFRVLTASLVGTTIEFFDFYIYATAAVIIFPYLFFPTSTDPMTATIQSLATFAIAFIARPIGAALFGHLGDRIGRKATLVAALLTMGISTVAIGLLPTYAQIGIAAPLLLALCRLGQGLGLGGEWSGAVLLATENAPEGKRAWYGMFPQLGAPIGFILATGSFLTLGAFMSEADFMAWGWRIPFISSALLVIVGLWIRLKLHETPAFQKVLDKQKEVNVPFVQVFKKHSRMLVLGTIAAICTFVVFYLTTVFALQWGTKQLGYSREEFLQLQLVATLCFAAFIPLSAVLAEKFGRKTTSIAVCVISAIFGIFFADMLESGSTLVVFLFLCIGLAIMGLTYGPIGTVLSEIFPTSVRYTGSALTFNLAGIFGASFAPLIATKLATAYGLSAVGYYLTAASILSLVAFLLIRETKNDDVNNQI, encoded by the coding sequence ATGGCGTCGTCTAATTCTGCTGCTCAGCCAGCACAAAATTCAAAATTTCGCGTTTTAACAGCGAGCTTGGTAGGCACCACAATCGAATTCTTCGATTTTTATATTTATGCCACCGCTGCTGTCATTATTTTTCCGTATCTGTTCTTCCCTACCAGTACAGATCCGATGACCGCAACCATTCAGTCTCTTGCGACTTTTGCCATTGCCTTTATTGCCCGTCCGATTGGTGCAGCATTATTTGGTCATTTAGGTGACCGGATCGGACGAAAAGCCACCTTGGTCGCTGCTTTGCTGACTATGGGGATTTCAACCGTTGCGATTGGTCTATTGCCAACTTATGCGCAAATCGGAATTGCTGCGCCACTGTTACTTGCACTGTGCCGTTTAGGTCAGGGCTTGGGTCTGGGTGGTGAATGGTCAGGTGCGGTACTTCTTGCAACTGAAAATGCCCCGGAAGGCAAACGTGCCTGGTACGGCATGTTCCCGCAACTGGGTGCTCCAATCGGCTTTATTCTGGCAACAGGTTCTTTCCTGACCCTTGGCGCTTTCATGTCTGAAGCTGACTTTATGGCGTGGGGCTGGCGTATTCCGTTTATCTCAAGTGCCTTGTTGGTGATTGTCGGTTTATGGATTCGTCTAAAATTGCATGAAACCCCTGCTTTCCAGAAAGTGCTGGATAAACAGAAAGAAGTGAATGTTCCTTTTGTTCAGGTATTCAAAAAGCATTCTCGTATGCTGGTTCTGGGTACGATTGCTGCAATCTGTACTTTCGTTGTGTTCTACCTGACTACGGTATTTGCGCTGCAATGGGGAACAAAACAACTCGGTTATTCTCGTGAAGAATTCCTGCAATTGCAATTAGTTGCAACCCTATGTTTTGCTGCCTTTATCCCGCTTTCAGCAGTATTGGCTGAGAAATTTGGCCGTAAGACCACTTCGATTGCGGTATGTGTCATTTCTGCGATCTTCGGTATCTTCTTTGCAGATATGCTTGAATCTGGCAGCACTTTGGTGGTGTTCCTGTTCTTGTGTATTGGTCTGGCGATCATGGGCTTAACTTATGGGCCAATCGGTACTGTATTGTCTGAAATCTTCCCGACTTCAGTACGTTACACAGGTTCTGCATTGACCTTTAACTTGGCAGGCATTTTCGGCGCATCATTTGCACCGTTAATCGCAACCAAGCTGGCAACAGCCTATGGTTTGTCTGCAGTCGGTTATTATCTGACCGCAGCATCTATCCTGTCACTTGTCGCGTTTTTGCTGATTCGTGAAACCAAGAATGATGATGTAAATAATCAGATCTAA